In Verrucomicrobiia bacterium, the following are encoded in one genomic region:
- a CDS encoding P-II family nitrogen regulator: MKKIEAIIKPFKLEEVKAALAEVGVEGMTVTEVKGFGRQKGHTEIYRGSEYTVDFLPKIKMDVVVTDAQVESAIAAILKSARTGKIGDGKIFVLPVEEAIRIRTDERGNKAV; this comes from the coding sequence ATGAAGAAAATCGAAGCCATCATCAAGCCGTTCAAACTCGAAGAAGTGAAGGCCGCGCTCGCCGAAGTCGGCGTCGAGGGCATGACCGTGACCGAAGTGAAAGGCTTCGGCCGGCAGAAAGGCCACACGGAGATCTATCGCGGCAGCGAATACACGGTGGATTTCCTGCCGAAGATCAAGATGGACGTGGTCGTGACCGATGCGCAGGTGGAATCAGCCATCGCCGCCATCCTCAAGAGCGCCCGCACCGGCAAAATCGGCGACGGCAAGATATTCGTGCTGCCCGTTGAGGAAGCCATCCGCATCCGCACCGACGAGCGCGGCAACAAGGCGGTGTGA